A single region of the Garra rufa chromosome 20, GarRuf1.0, whole genome shotgun sequence genome encodes:
- the nkpd1 gene encoding NTPase KAP family P-loop domain-containing protein 1, whose product MAIEKVTDIPSDNVYAYALSKTLTKVSSPVTVGLYSECQNRINMVLKNIEVHMNQEAKRREEKYTKGPKPRSITPSISDVLSLILRLLFYRPVWTEQNQNMKNIRYVFVRFSAWHFAGSDLLWAGLVMQLTKAIQNNFGKLQLGLFRIAQHDEEKDAGKKKIEDISKNWRSKKLGCIPIWALILIGFIGSLLILVPLIIFGFPDLKEHQGEKVEEPSGYGALEGIAIAVLGVPAVGALRFVLLLLKNLIFNQDLKIRQGLDNQKVSQQLGLMHEVRKEMRLLCCFIYFMEIFERRRIRVVLEITNLDHCTPKKIVGVLDAINILLSDDESPLISVLAVDPEVLIGQVQQAEDCQSKRDSAYDFLDRIITLPFTVPPLSDASKSIIFGNIVRGQSEIPEDIPLEDTKASAVGSPVTSYSVEDECSVKYSETEEQAIPLIAKKENAETIAAAELNLEEVDRLIESAFSCISSRDKRKLQTYISEDTMSMRRVINSIRVTIMIMETRKLEPPPPEKIAAWVVLVDLWPCRLSWILQCVEDDQQSDEIDGSFCAADNTKTLWEVFNCNSLELCITGHAVENFLERDGDPELFEVFLRKDFKFTVGELEMFKLCTVNLNYSIKNELARVRGSRRLKQAGRNAFLSLSSRTVMNMKTEDICQELSKLSFPEKYLETVRENFIDGRTILFSDPRDLRQVLQMTLGEWMTFKIHFLGVTPSSRTAQAKTPNATKPGVVICPSGQ is encoded by the exons ATGGCAATCGAAAAGG TGACAGATATCCCTTCGGATAATGTGTATGCTTATGCATTATCAAAAACCCTCACCAAGGTCTCTTCTCCTGTGACGGTGGGATTGTATTCAGAATGTCAAAACAGAATCAACATGGTCCTCAAGAATATTGAGG TTCACATGAATCAAGAGGCCAAAAGAAGAGAAGAGAAGTACACTAAGGGACCAAAGCCTCGCTCAATTACACCATCTATTTCTGACGTGCTCTCTTTAATCTTACGGCTCCTCTTCTATCGGCCTGTGTGGACGGAGCAGAACCAGAACATGAAGAACATTCGTTATGTGTTTGTGAGGTTCAGCGCATGGCATTTTGCAGGCAGCGACCTTCTCTGGGCAGGACTGGTAATGCAGTTGACCAAGGCCATTCAGAATAACTTTGGTAAACTTCAGCTGGGCCTCTTTCGAATTGCCCAACATGATGAAGAGAAAGACGCAGGGAAGAAAAAGATTGAGGATATTTCAAAGAACTGGAGATCCAAAAAGTTGGGTTGCATTCCTATTTGGGCACTAATACTTATAGGATTCATTGGTTCTCTCCTTATTCTGGTTCCTCTCATCATATTTGGATTTCCTGATTTGAAAGAACACCAAGGAGAAAAGGTTGAGGAGCCAAGTGGTTACGGCGCACTGGAAGGTATCGCCATCGCTGTACTTGGTGTTCCTGCAGTCGGAGCTCTGCGATttgtattattgttgttgaaGAACCTTATCTTCAACCAGGACCTCAAAATTAGACAAGGTCTAGACAACCAAAAGGTAAGTCAGCAGCTGGGACTAATGCATGAAGTTCGGAAGGAGATGAGACTGCTGTGCTGCTTCATCTACTTCATGGAGATCTTCGAAAGGAGGAGGATCAGGGTGGTGTTGGAGATCACAAACTTGGACCATTGCACACCGAAGAAAATCGTAGGTGTTTTGGATGCCATCAACATCCTCCTATCTGATGATGAGAGTCCATTAATTTCTGTACTTGCTGTAGATCCGGAAGTCCTTATAGGACAGGTCCAACAGGCAGAAGACTGTCAAAGCAAAAGAGACTCTGCATATGACTTTCTAGATCGTATAATCACACTGCCCTTCACTGTACCTCCACTATCAGATGCTTCAAAGTCTATCATCTTTGGAAACATTGTCCGTGGTCAGTCTGAGATCCCCGAAGACATTCCTCTTGAGGACACCAAAGCATCTGCTGTAGGAAGTCCTGTGACTTCATACTCTGTTGAAGATGAGTGCTCTGTAAAGTACAGTGAGACTGAAGAACAAGCCATTCCTTTGattgcaaaaaaagaaaatgctGAAACCATCGCTGCAGCAGAACTTAATCTAGAAGAAGTGGATAGGTTAATCGAGTCTGCATTTTCCTGCATCTCCTCAAGAGATAAAAGAAAACTTCAAACTTACATATCTGAAGACACCATGTCAATGAGACGAGTGATTAACTCCATTCGAGTAACTATTATGATTATGGAGACCCGAAAGCTGGAGCCTCCACCTCCAGAGAAAATTGCAGCCTGGGTGGTTTTGGTAGACCTCTGGCCTTGCAGATTAAGTTGGATTCTTCAGTGTGTTGAAGATGACCAACAGAGTGACGAGATAGATGGATCATTCTGTGCTGCTGATAATACCAAGACACTATGGGAAGTGTTCAATTGCAATAGCCTGGAGCTCTGCATCACTGGACATGCAGTGGAGAACTTTCTGGAAAGAGATGGGGACCCTGAGCTATTTGAGGTTTTCCTTAGGAAAGACTTCAAGTTTACTGTAGGGGAGTTGGAAATGTTTAAGCTTTGCACAGTGAACTTAAACTACTCCATCAAGAACGAGCTGGCCAGGGTCCGTGGGAGCCGCAGACTCAAGCAAGCAGGGAGAAATGCTTTCCTCTCCCTCTCATCACGAACTGTAATGAACATGAAAACAGAAGATATTTGTCAAGAG CTGTCGAAACTAAGCTTCCCAGAGAAATACCTCGAAACGGTAAGGGAAAATTTCATAGATGGCAGAACGATTCTCTTCAGTGACCCCAGAGACCTCAGGCAAGTCCTGCAAATGACTCTGGGTGAATGGATGACTTTTAAAATTCATTTCCTCGGGGTCACACCTTCTAGTCGGACAGCTCAGGCAAAAACTCCAAACGCCACAAAGCCTGGAGTGGTCATCTGCCCATCTGGCCAGTAA